In Plodia interpunctella isolate USDA-ARS_2022_Savannah chromosome 1, ilPloInte3.2, whole genome shotgun sequence, one DNA window encodes the following:
- the Wdfy2 gene encoding WD repeat and FYVE domain-containing protein 2: MAAEIKPAPRTPNDRFSTTKKPALLNKLEGCTDDVNAAVVIPGEDGVISVCDDKTVRVWLKRDSGQYWPSICQYMPSGCTSMFYTPETRQLFIGQENGTISEFTLAPDCNRINPTREYLAHTARVTAVVFSLSCEWVLSVSRDKMFAYHCSETGRRIGVYTFEAWCTALQFDSQSKYAFVGDYSGQITMLKLDNNGPTLVTTLKGHTGSVRVLNWAPIRQLLFSGSFDQTIIVWDIGGQKGTAYELQGHSNKVTGLWYVSGCERLVSAGEDGALGVWEMAVRRRETPAWKEADLCQICRAPFIWNVRAMMEKKQLGLRQHHCRWCGAAVCASCSPHRLPLPVMGFEFPQRVCTGCYETLRHEPRESLASFHDMKHAVTSVYVDEATGRMCTAGKDRVIKVWDIGMLLAPPSKPTTSDQ; encoded by the exons atgGCTGCTGAAATAAAGCCTGCACCGAGAACTCCAAATGATAGGTTTTCTACGACGAAAAAACCAGCGCTACTTAATAAATTGGAAGGATGCACTGATGATGTGAATGCTGCGGTAGTCATACCTGGGGAGGATGGTGTAATTAGCGTTTGCGATGATAA GACAGTGAGAGTATGGCTAAAGCGAGATTCTGGTCAATACTGGCCCAGCATCTGCCAGTACATGCCGTCAGGGTGCACCTCTATGTTCTATACTCCTGAGACTCGGCAGTTGTTCATTGGACAAGAGAATGGGACCATTTCAGAGTTTACACTTGCCCCAGATTGCAATAGGATTAACCCA ACTAGAGAATACTTGGCTCACACTGCTCGAGTTACAGCTGTAGTATTCTCATTGAGTTGTGAATGGGTCCTGTCTGTAAGTCGAGACAAAATGTTTGCGTATCACTGCAGCGAAACAGGCCGTAGAATTGGAGTCTACACCTTTGAAGCTTGGTGCACCGCATTGCA ATTTGACTCACAGTCGAAATACGCGTTTGTGGGAGATTACAGCGGGCAGATAACTATGTTAAAGTTAGACAATAATGGCCCTACACTAGTCACTACATTAAAAGGCCATACTGG TTCCGTGAGAGTACTAAACTGGGCGCCCATACGTCAATTACTATTCAGCGGCTCCTTCGATCAGACCATCATTGTATGGGATATTGGCGGGCAGAAGGGTACAGCATATGAGTTGCAGGGACATAG CAACAAAGTGACAGGTCTATGGTACGTGTCTGGCTGCGAGCGTCTAGTGTCAGCGGGCGAGGACGGTGCTCTAGGAGTATGGGAGATGGCAGTCCGGCGCCGGGAGACTCCCGCGTGGAAGGAGGCTGACCTGTGCCAGATCTGTAGAGCGCCTTTCATATGGAACGTGCGCGCTATGATGGAAAAGAAACAGCTCG GGTTGCGACAACACCACTGCCGCTGGTGCGGCGCGGCGGTGTGCGCGTCGTGTTCGCCGCACCGCCTGCCGCTGCCCGTCATGGGCTTCGAGTTCCCGCAGCGGGTCTGCACTGGCTGCTACGAAACGCTGCGCCATGAGCC tcgCGAGTCCCTGGCGTCATTCCACGATATGAAGCACGCCGTCACTTCAGTATACGTAGACGAAGCAACTGGTCGGATGTGCACCGCGGGCAAAGATAGGGTTATCAAAGTATGGGACATCGGCATGTTGCTCGCCCCACCCTCCAAACCCACCACCAGCGACCAATAG
- the LOC128670987 gene encoding peritrophin-48-like: protein MSARAHASSCHTIALLLLLAPTRLLIAENIQCHRDGLYADYSTNCREYVRCAEGAMKGRYTCAADRAFSEVAAACVPRRRQPCIRRECAPGDSLAYATPGTACRQYYRCENGTAVDHSCPSGSWFDIDLQACTRGAGTCYEPLCTGLADGKYPDSSHECRRMLHCRGGELKGVFSCPGGSCVQSCPPPRSAAIPLPAGDADFCSDEACSSLCQQANDGAYADRLTGCREYFVCESHRVIRRGVCEPGHLFSGRGCEPAERTVCPQPARSPCFNRPDGLHRDWRDCFSWFECRRERVIARGSCDRGLVFDGSVCVPRNTFVCEGPEHTIQCQGFPSGTYQDFESNCTRYYHCEGSLRTMFECEAGYVYDGVRCSPAETYLCPSLDRDSCYGRPDGRYRGLDTGCRGYYACAAGEKATYACAAGSVFDGESCVSPRPGLCPVEDYSCSGLSDGYHAEIESGCHRYFYCERGDRLTTLSCLGGKIFDGHACVEPWHHQCGAPPPQAVENGGKFCERDGFFVQLKTQCQRYYFCVTGIRTYLSCPIDNVFNGQVCVPKHQYSCPG from the exons ATGTCTGCGCGTGCGCATGCCTCCTCGTGTCACACCATCGCGCTCTTGCTGCTCCTAGCCCCGACTCGACTCCTCA ttGCTGAAAACATTCAATGTCACAGAGATGGTCTTTATGCGGACTATAGTACAAACTGTCGCGAGTACGTTCGGTGCGCAGAAGGGGCGATGAAAGGCCGGTACACTTGCGCGGCTGACAGAGCCTTCAGCGAGGTGGCGGCGGCGTGCGTGCCTCGGCGCCGGCAGCCCTGCATCCGCCGCGAGTGCGCCCCGGGAGACTCCCTGGCATACGCCACCCCCGGCACTGCCTGCCGACAGTACTACCGCTGCGAGAACGGCACCGCGGTGGATCACTCCTGTCCATCGGGGTCTTGGTTCGATATTGATCTCCAAGCTTGCACTAGAGGAGCCGGAACTTGCTATGAACCACTGTGCACTGGACTCGCCGATGGAAAATATCCGGACTCCTCACATGAATGTCGGCGAATGCTGCATTGCCGCGGCGGCGAACTGAAAGGAGTATTCTCTTGTCCAGGGGGCAGCTGTGTGCAGTCGTGTCCTCCGCCACGCTCTGCTGCTATCCCTTTGCCGGCGGGCGATGCAGATTTCTGTTCAGATGAAGCGTGTTCATCATTGTGCCAACAAGCGAATGATGGTGCATACGCCGACCGTTTGACTGGGTGCCGCGAGTATTTTGTGTGTGAATCCCATCGTGTGATCCGGCGTGGTGTCTGTGAACCGGGACATTTGTTTTCGGGCAGAGGATGTGAGCCCGCCGAGCGCACCGTGTGCCCGCAGCCAGCGAGGAGTCCGTGCTTCAATCGACCTGACGGCTTGCACAGAGATTGGCGGGACTGTTTCTCATGGTTCGAATGCCGGCGAGAGCGCGTCATAGCTCGCGGTTCTTGTGATCGCGGCTTAGTATTTGACGGCTCCGTTTGCGTTCCACGTAATACATTTGTGTGTGAAGGCCCAGAGCACACGATTCAGTGTCAAGGATTTCCGAGCGGAACTTATCAGGACTTTGAATCCAACTGCACGCGATATTACCACTGCGAAGGTTCGCTTCGTACTATGTTTGAGTGCGAAGCGGGTTATGTGTATGATGGTGTTCGGTGTTCGCCTGCGGAAACATATTTGTGTCCAAGTCTGGATCGGGACTCGTGTTACGGTCGTCCGGACGGGCGGTACCGCGGGCTGGACACGGGGTGTCGAGGGTACTATGCGTGTGCGGCGGGGGAGAAGGCCACATACGCATGCGCAGCCGGCAGTGTGTTTGACGGAGAATCATGCGTGTCTCCTCGTCCAGGTCTCTGTCCCGTTGAAGACTATTCCTGCTCCGGATTATCTGACGGCTATCACGCTGAGATTGAATCTGGATGTCACAG ATACTTCTACTGCGAACGCGGCGATAGATTGACTACGTTGTCCTGTCTCGGGGGAAAGATTTTCGACGGGCACGCATGCGTAGAACCTTGGCACCACCAATGCGGCGCACCGCCGCCGCAAGCGGTGGAAAATGGCGGGAAATTCTGCGAAAGGGACGGCTTCTTCGTCCAGCTCAAGACCCAGTGCCAACGATACTACTTCTGCGTCACAGGAATAAGGACTTACCTCTCGTGCCCAATCGACAATGTCTTCAACGGCCAAGTGTGTGTTCCTAAACACCAATATTCGTGTCCAGGCTGA
- the Got2 gene encoding aspartate aminotransferase, mitochondrial yields the protein MAQAIKKLAVQVLNKNNNVEVIMNSTALRANSHWWSNVQMGPPDVILGITEAYKRDTDSRKVNLGVGAYRDDDGKPFVLPSVKKAEEIVHKKGLNHEYAPIGGEATYTDLVAKLAFGEDSQVIKDKTNCTVQTLSGTGALRLGLEFITKHYAKTKDIWLPTPTWGNHPQICNTLGLPHKKYRYYDPKTHGFDVKGAIEDISKIPEGSIILLHACAHNPTGVDPRPGDWAQLSGVIKERKLFPFFDMAYQGFATGNVDNDAAAVRLFVKEGHQVMLAQSFAKNMGLYGERAGALTFLCGDPESAAKVMSQVKIMIRTMYSNPPLYGARLVTEILSNPELKKQWLSDVKLMADRIISMRSQLRAGIESAGNKQSWQHITDQIGMFCFTGLKPEQVERLTKEFHIYLTKDGRISVAGISSKNVNYIAEAMHKVTSTLHEK from the exons ATGGCTCAAGCGATAAAGAAATTAGCTGTTCAAGTGcttaacaaaaacaacaatgtGGAAGTTATAATGAATTCGACAGCTCTTAGGGCGAACAG CCACTGGTGGAGCAATGTTCAAATGGGCCCTCCAGATGTCATCCTTGGCATCACAGAGGCCTACAAAAGGGACACAGACTCAAGGAAAGTAAATCTTGGTGTAGGAGCTTACAGAGATGATGATGGAAAACCATTTGTACTTCCATCAGTTAAGAAG GCTGAAGAGATTGTCCACAAGAAAGGCTTGAACCACGAATATGCCCCAATTGGTGGGGAAGCCACATACACAGACCTTGTGGCCAAGCTTGCATTTGGAGAAGACTCGCAGGTTATCAAAGACAAGACAAACTGCACTGTGCAG ACATTGTCCGGTACTGGTGCGCTCCGCCTTGGCCTCGAATTCATCACGAAGCACTATGCCAAGACGAAGGACATCTGGCTGCCTACCCCCACGTGGGGCAACCACCCCCAGATCTGCAACACACTGGGACTACCCCACAAGAAGTACCGCTACTACGACCCCAAAACCCATGGCTTCGACGTTAAGGGGGCTATTGAAGATATCTCC AAAATCCCAGAGGGCTCGATCATTCTGCTACATGCGTGTGCGCACAACCCTACCGGTGTGGACCCAAGGCCCGGCGACTGGGCCCAGTTGTCTGGC GTGATCAAAGAAAGGAAACTGTTCCCATTCTTCGACATGGCGTACCAGGGCTTCGCGACAGGGAATGTTGACAATGACGCGGCGGCCGTGCGGCTGTTCGTCAAAGAAGGCCACCAGGTCATGCTTGCTCAGAGCTTCGCTAAGAATATGG GTTTGTACGGCGAACGCGCCGGTGCATTGACCTTCCTCTGCGGCGACCCGGAGTCCGCCGCCAAAGTGATGTCGCAGGTCAAGATCATGATCCGCACCATGTACTCCAACCCCCCGCTCTACGGCGCGAGGCTCGTCACCGAGATACTATCCAACCCGGAGCTCAAGAAACAATG GTTGAGCGACGTAAAACTGATGGCCGACCGCATCATATCGATGCGCAGCCAGCTGCGCGCCGGCATCGAGAGCGCCGGCAACAAGCAGAGCTGGCAACACATCACCGACCAGATCGGCATGTTCTGCTTCACCGGTCTCAAGCCCGAACAG GTTGAAAGACTTACGAAGGAATTCCACATTTACCTGACAAAGGACGGGCGCATCTCAGTCGCCGGCATTTCCTCTAAAAACGTCAACTACATTGCCGAAGCCATGCACAAAGTCACCTCCActttacatgaaaaataa